Genomic window (Candidatus Poribacteria bacterium):
TTTAGAGCTGACTTCAACAATATTCAACGGCTTGATGGTCCCTGTTGCGTCAATTGTTACGGCAATATCGCCGCGTTCGACGGTTGCAGTCTTTACTTCAGGCATTTCAGCACTGCCGTTTCCGTCTGAGTTTGTAAAGACGATGCGCCCCACAGCGACAGCGGCTACTATCAATAGGACCGCGCCGACAATTGCGATAATTTTCCATTTTCCTAATCCTAACATGGAGACTCCCTCCTGACATCAATCAGTGTGAAAAGTACAATACGCCCTTCCGTGCCACTCCCATTCGCTACAAAGTGTTTTACTGTTTAGTTAGTCAGATGCGCAAGGGAAAAGTTCGGCTTTTTGGCGTACGTGCCTTTTACAACCGCGGCATATCGACTGCACTATCCCTACGTTCGTGCATATTCTTTTCCATTGCTTCAGGGTACCGGTCTGGCAGATGTGAAACCGCATTGAGTTTTTGGAGAGCATCGCCTTCAAGTTTCCATCCCGCTGCCCCGAGATTATCGCGTAAGTGTCCTGTGTGCCTTGCACCGACAATCACCGAAGTCATTGCCGGCTGTTCAAGCACCCAACGGAGCGCAACTTGTGCAGGACTCTGTCCAAGTTCTTCAGAAACGTCAAGGAGTGCTTGCAGTGTTTCATCGGCGTTCTCGGCGAAATAGCGATCCGGGTATGCCCACCCTTCAGCGGATCGCGTTCCGCCTTGTGTGCGTTCACCCGGTTTATATTTCCCAGAGAGGAACCCACCGGCTAACGGACTCCATACGACAACACCGAGTCCTTTGCGTTCACAGAGCGGCACGATCTCCTGTTCTATATCTCGGACAACGAGACTATATTGGGGTTGATAGCATGCGAAGCGGACCCAATTGTTTACATCGCTGAGCCATAACGCTTCGGATAACCGCCACGCTTGGTAGTTGCTACACGCCGTATAACGCACCTTCCCTTGCTGAACGAGATCGTCCAATGCGCGAAGCATCTCCTCTAACGGTGTTTGTGTGTCAACGTGGTGGATATAATAGATGTCTACGTAGTCCATCTGAAGGCGTTTGAGGCTATCGTCAATCGCCTGCATAATATGGGCGCGAGACATCCCGGAATCGTTGGGACCGGTGCCCATCGGATTGAAAAACTTCGTTGCGATGACGGCATCGCGACGTCTGCCCTTGAGTGCCTTGCCGAGGAGGACTTCGGATTCACCTTCGGCATAAGAGTTTGCTGTGTCAAAAAAGTTAACCCCGGCATCCAGGGCGAGATCTACCATGCGGTTTGTTTCTGTTTCGTCGGCGCCATGCCCAAATGTCATCGTGCCTAAACAGATTTCGGACACCTTAATTCCGCTTTTTCCCAGTCTCCTATATTCCACGTTTTTCCTCCGTCCAGTTATGCGCTATCTTCTTGAAGGATGAGATACCTTTCACCGGAATATCCCTCACCCCTTGATTCATGTTTCCAATCAACAAATCCTAAACTTTCATAGAGCCGCGCGGCAGCTTCATTTTTCCTATCATGGCTTGTTGCAATCCGCTCGACCTCTGGATGTAATTTCAATCTGCGTATCACTTCAACCATAGCGGCTCTTCCATATCCGCGCCCTTGAAACTTTTTGTCTATCATCAAACGTAAGATGAAGCCGCGAGCATTGCTCAGGCCATACATTACGAATCCTACCATAGATGGATTCGCTCGGTAATGGGCGTCTGCGTCATAGATGCCAAAAGGATGATATATTGGGCTAACAGACGCTTGGGCAAGGGAGTATATATTGGGGGCAACGAATTCCTTTTGATGATTAGCCACCTTTAAGGAAATACACTCGTCAAGATTCTCCGGCGTAATGGGTCTGAGGGATACTTTTACCACTTAGCTTCCTTTTTGTAGGTAACTCTGAAAGACATCAGTCCTTAGTGAACAGGAACAGTCTCGCCTTCTGAACGGAGTCCGGCCTCATAGACTTTCATCACTTCCAAGGCAAACTCAAGCGACCCTTGTTCTGCGGGTTTTCCCTCCAGAATGCAGTCACAGAAATATCGCATCTCTTGATAGAAACCTTGTATGAAAAGCCCTTTGTTTTCAAGGGTGCCGAGACTGTTTTGAGGTTCCCAGACGATAGCCCCACTGTCAAAGCCTTCAGGCACATAACTCGTGCTGCCGCTATAATTGAAGGGCATGCCGCGTTGGAGTACGACACGCGTGCTGTTCCGAATTTCGGCGTGGCATCCATCACCGAAGAATTGATACAGTTCGGCGGGTTGTCCATGCCTCGCACCATCAGCCAGATGAAAATTTCCGAGTGCACCACTCTCGTATTCCAAGATACACGCACCACCGCCCCGCTGTCCCCGACGAACAGTCACAGTCGAGACCTTCCCACCGACGGCTACAAACAACGACAACGGATGACACCCGTTCTGGAGCCAATTCGTATGCACTCTCTCACGCAATACCCGTTTCCCGTCACTCGGTATCTGCATGGGATAGATCCCGAGCATGCTTCGCAAGGGACCGTATTCATCGGTTGCAAAGATTTCGATAATCTTTTGTGTGGCGGGCATGAACGCTTTTTTGAATCCGACAACTACGACGCGATCCTTCCGGTGGCGGATCATGTCCCGGACCTCGTCGGCAAACATTCCGGGCGGCTTTTCCATCCAAACATGCATACCGGCGTCTAACGCTTCACAGGTCAATTCGGGGTGCAGGCGCGGTGGGGCACAGAGAAAGATCGCGTCCAGTTCTTCGTTCTGAAACATCTCCGCCATACTCGGATAGCACGCCTGAACGCCGTATTGTTCGGCAGTGACGCGGGCGCGATCCATATCAAGATCACACAACGCTTTGAGCCGAATCGGGAGAAACGTCAGTGTTGGCAGGACATTGCGATAACCGTGTGAACCGACACCGACCATAGCAACGTTCAGTCTTTTCTCAAATTCTCTCTGATAACTCATATTTTAAACTTACCTTGCGGAGAAACAACGTGCGTCCTATTTATCACGTGCCTTTCTTAAAC
Coding sequences:
- a CDS encoding aldo/keto reductase — its product is MEYRRLGKSGIKVSEICLGTMTFGHGADETETNRMVDLALDAGVNFFDTANSYAEGESEVLLGKALKGRRRDAVIATKFFNPMGTGPNDSGMSRAHIMQAIDDSLKRLQMDYVDIYYIHHVDTQTPLEEMLRALDDLVQQGKVRYTACSNYQAWRLSEALWLSDVNNWVRFACYQPQYSLVVRDIEQEIVPLCERKGLGVVVWSPLAGGFLSGKYKPGERTQGGTRSAEGWAYPDRYFAENADETLQALLDVSEELGQSPAQVALRWVLEQPAMTSVIVGARHTGHLRDNLGAAGWKLEGDALQKLNAVSHLPDRYPEAMEKNMHERRDSAVDMPRL
- a CDS encoding Gfo/Idh/MocA family oxidoreductase; this encodes MSYQREFEKRLNVAMVGVGSHGYRNVLPTLTFLPIRLKALCDLDMDRARVTAEQYGVQACYPSMAEMFQNEELDAIFLCAPPRLHPELTCEALDAGMHVWMEKPPGMFADEVRDMIRHRKDRVVVVGFKKAFMPATQKIIEIFATDEYGPLRSMLGIYPMQIPSDGKRVLRERVHTNWLQNGCHPLSLFVAVGGKVSTVTVRRGQRGGGACILEYESGALGNFHLADGARHGQPAELYQFFGDGCHAEIRNSTRVVLQRGMPFNYSGSTSYVPEGFDSGAIVWEPQNSLGTLENKGLFIQGFYQEMRYFCDCILEGKPAEQGSLEFALEVMKVYEAGLRSEGETVPVH
- a CDS encoding GNAT family N-acetyltransferase translates to MVKVSLRPITPENLDECISLKVANHQKEFVAPNIYSLAQASVSPIYHPFGIYDADAHYRANPSMVGFVMYGLSNARGFILRLMIDKKFQGRGYGRAAMVEVIRRLKLHPEVERIATSHDRKNEAAARLYESLGFVDWKHESRGEGYSGERYLILQEDSA